In Xanthomonas sp. SI, the following are encoded in one genomic region:
- a CDS encoding glycosyl hydrolase family 18 protein — protein MNFEIATWYDTWNGTGADNLAQGKVPLGYASRYNLAFGVFAETGNGYTLDLNAQFAAQNLGQIKTQAPSALIYAGVGDTGLVATVADNRDNANRSTANIVAYLQQQGLNGISIDSEGDGMSSVVELVTQLSPSFKAAGLGIAVSVPWPAGGPVALYGDGAVAAFNQYVDAAELQDYSSSGTPQDAQVWIQAGVRADILMGGVATENGNVQTSLEDTAAWTNYALQNGLRGMFSWRLDNDHGQDGQEEDVDPTFTGAKTIYDTVYAQRGAADPLR, from the coding sequence ATGAACTTCGAGATCGCGACCTGGTACGACACATGGAACGGCACGGGTGCCGACAATCTTGCGCAGGGCAAGGTGCCGCTCGGCTATGCCAGCCGCTACAACCTGGCCTTCGGCGTCTTCGCCGAGACCGGCAACGGCTATACCCTGGACCTCAATGCGCAATTTGCCGCGCAGAACCTCGGCCAGATCAAGACGCAGGCGCCCAGCGCGCTGATCTACGCCGGCGTCGGCGACACCGGGCTGGTGGCGACGGTGGCCGACAATCGCGACAACGCCAATCGTTCCACCGCCAATATCGTGGCCTATCTGCAGCAGCAAGGGCTCAACGGCATCAGCATCGATTCCGAAGGCGACGGCATGTCCTCGGTCGTGGAGCTGGTAACGCAGCTCAGCCCGAGTTTCAAGGCGGCCGGGCTCGGCATCGCGGTGTCGGTGCCGTGGCCCGCCGGCGGCCCTGTCGCGCTGTACGGCGACGGCGCGGTGGCGGCGTTCAACCAGTACGTGGATGCCGCCGAATTGCAGGACTATTCGTCCTCCGGCACGCCGCAGGATGCGCAGGTGTGGATCCAGGCCGGCGTCCGCGCCGACATCCTGATGGGCGGCGTGGCCACCGAGAACGGCAACGTGCAGACCTCGCTCGAAGACACCGCGGCCTGGACCAATTACGCGCTGCAGAACGGCTTGCGCGGCATGTTCAGCTGGAGGCTCGACAACGACCATGGCCAGGACGGCCAGGAAGAAGACGTGGATCCGACCTTCACTGGCGCCAAGACGATCTACGACACCGTTTATGCGCAGCGCGGTGCCGCGGATCCGCTGCGTTAG
- a CDS encoding 4Fe-4S dicluster domain-containing protein, which translates to MPRRIPLHTLGAQAANAAADADAAAAPHGRYARLRRYSLWLLFAAFYLLPWLRWDGRQALRFDLPARRLDLFGWTLWPHDVGWLLLALFAAAAALMVTTTLAGRVWCGFACPQSVWSHAFAWLERRFAAWPTAARHVVWAALALWTGISFVGYFAPIADLVARLRPFAWSGWETFWVLFYALATWGNAGFLRSQVCRYLCPYARLQPLLCDRDTPLIGYDAMRGEPRGARACGQGSVAQRGRRLLDAGTARDYALRASIAWRAGQGGQRGDALVNYAGTLPKFTAAQLGDCVDCSACVDACPARIDLRNGPHYACTACGACVDACDRSMDRHGFAHGLLRWTGANAIERQPRRRLRPRLLAGAALLLVALLAALLAAG; encoded by the coding sequence ATGCCCCGCCGCATTCCATTGCACACGCTCGGCGCCCAAGCCGCAAACGCCGCCGCCGATGCCGATGCGGCGGCAGCGCCGCACGGCCGCTACGCGCGCCTGCGCCGTTACAGCCTGTGGCTGCTGTTCGCCGCGTTCTACCTGCTGCCGTGGCTGCGCTGGGACGGCCGCCAGGCGCTGCGCTTCGACCTTCCCGCGCGACGCCTGGACCTGTTCGGCTGGACCCTGTGGCCGCACGATGTCGGCTGGCTGCTGCTGGCGCTGTTCGCCGCAGCCGCCGCCTTGATGGTGACGACCACCCTGGCCGGACGGGTGTGGTGCGGTTTCGCCTGCCCGCAATCGGTCTGGAGCCACGCCTTCGCCTGGCTGGAACGGCGCTTTGCCGCCTGGCCGACAGCCGCGCGGCATGTGGTCTGGGCGGCGCTGGCGCTGTGGACCGGGATCAGTTTCGTGGGTTACTTCGCGCCGATCGCCGACCTGGTCGCGCGGCTGCGGCCGTTCGCCTGGAGCGGCTGGGAAACCTTCTGGGTGCTGTTTTACGCGCTGGCCACGTGGGGCAATGCCGGCTTCCTGCGCAGCCAGGTGTGCCGCTACCTGTGCCCCTACGCGCGGCTGCAGCCGCTGCTGTGCGATCGCGACACGCCCTTGATCGGCTACGACGCGATGCGCGGCGAACCGCGCGGCGCGCGCGCCTGTGGCCAGGGCAGCGTCGCCCAGCGCGGGCGGCGCCTGCTCGACGCCGGCACCGCGCGCGACTATGCGCTGCGCGCCAGCATCGCCTGGCGCGCCGGCCAGGGCGGCCAGCGCGGCGACGCGCTGGTCAACTATGCCGGCACCCTGCCCAAGTTCACCGCCGCGCAACTCGGCGACTGCGTGGACTGCAGCGCCTGCGTGGATGCCTGCCCCGCGCGCATCGACCTGCGCAACGGCCCGCACTACGCATGCACTGCCTGCGGCGCCTGCGTGGACGCCTGCGACCGCAGCATGGACCGCCACGGCTTCGCCCACGGCCTGCTGCGCTGGACTGGCGCCAACGCGATCGAGCGCCAGCCGCGCCGAAGGCTGCGACCGCGGCTGCTGGCCGGCGCCGCATTGCTGCTGGTGGCCTTGCTGGCGGCGTTGCTCGCGGCTGGTTGA